The following are from one region of the Prevotella communis genome:
- a CDS encoding PD-(D/E)XK nuclease family protein translates to MSTFLEYIAEDILRKYGSDLSRVAVVFPNKRASLFLNSQLARLSDKPIWSPAYMTISDLFREYGKLKVADPIKLVCDLYKSFVTITGSNESLDHFYSWGQLLLADFDDLDKNMANADKVFANLRDIHEYDDVSHLTDEQREAIKRFFRNFSDDQDTILKQRFLNIWSKIGAIYHDFNERLAKQGLAYEGALYRQVAENLHPSATTYETYLFVGFNLVQPVEQCVFRYLQEQGKAHFYWDFDKSYMHDNESGFYIKRLMADFPNEFDVEDDAIYNQYAKAKEIHYVSSTTENAQARFVSQWLRGNGRIEAGSKTAVVLCNEALLPAVVHCIPDEVEKVNITTGYPLAQSPVASLITLLCELRLLGYDPQRNYFRKRYLDAVLRHPYMAQLDEDDVRGLLEEKTALLEWMRTIILHIARCIHDDDPLFQECLFRCYTLLNRLQALVESGDLTVDDNTLQRLMNQLIQSTSVPFHGEPIEGIQIMGVLETRNLDFEHVLLLSCNEGNMPRGVNDTSFIPYTIRDANGLTTIDHKVAIYSYYFHRLLQRASDITILYNNSTTDGKAGEMSRFMLQMMVEDNQHQIHFNAIQTPAAIMRSNPPVIRMEKKKQLGFLTPTAINTYMRCQLRYYYKYECGLLEPEEDMEETIDNRVFGNIFHEASQQLYERMLSRSHQIQKSDIEELLKNDSEIERVIDEAIQKELKVASLDTKRLNGLQIINRQVLIHYLRQLLQLDHELAPFSIIGLETDVRDTFQTPHISTVIGGRIDRLDRIVKDGVERIRVIDYKTGGGNVKGLADVDAIFKQESLANHSDYYLQTFLYAALVKKKYPEVPVSPALLFIQHSAGKDYDPTLCFGREPITDVGPNISRFMELLRTTVDDMFNADIPYQPTEQRERCTYCPYRLLCK, encoded by the coding sequence ATGAGTACTTTCTTAGAATATATAGCAGAGGATATATTACGGAAATACGGCAGCGACCTGTCGCGCGTCGCCGTGGTATTCCCCAACAAGCGTGCGTCGCTATTCCTGAACAGTCAGCTGGCAAGGCTGTCGGACAAGCCCATATGGAGTCCGGCCTACATGACCATCAGCGACTTGTTTCGTGAGTACGGGAAACTGAAGGTGGCCGACCCCATCAAACTGGTATGCGACCTGTACAAGTCGTTTGTCACCATCACCGGGTCCAACGAGTCGCTGGATCATTTCTACAGTTGGGGACAGCTGCTGCTGGCCGATTTCGACGACCTGGACAAGAATATGGCGAATGCCGACAAGGTGTTTGCCAATCTGCGCGATATCCACGAGTACGACGACGTGAGTCACCTCACCGACGAACAGCGTGAGGCTATCAAACGGTTCTTCAGGAATTTCTCGGACGACCAGGACACCATCCTGAAGCAGCGGTTCCTGAATATCTGGTCGAAGATTGGGGCTATCTATCATGATTTCAACGAGCGTCTGGCGAAGCAGGGACTGGCTTACGAGGGTGCCCTGTACAGGCAGGTTGCCGAGAACCTGCATCCGTCGGCCACGACCTACGAGACCTACCTGTTTGTGGGCTTCAACCTGGTGCAGCCCGTAGAACAATGTGTGTTCAGGTATCTGCAGGAGCAAGGAAAGGCCCATTTTTACTGGGATTTTGACAAGTCGTACATGCACGATAATGAGTCGGGGTTCTATATCAAGCGACTGATGGCCGACTTCCCCAATGAGTTTGACGTGGAGGATGATGCCATCTATAACCAATATGCCAAGGCCAAGGAGATTCACTATGTCTCATCGACCACGGAGAATGCGCAGGCACGGTTTGTCAGTCAGTGGTTGCGCGGGAACGGACGCATAGAGGCTGGCAGCAAGACGGCGGTGGTGCTGTGCAACGAGGCGTTGCTGCCGGCTGTGGTCCATTGTATTCCGGATGAGGTGGAGAAGGTGAACATCACCACCGGATATCCGCTGGCACAGTCGCCTGTGGCTTCGCTCATCACCCTGCTCTGCGAACTGCGTCTGCTGGGTTACGACCCGCAGCGCAACTATTTCCGCAAGCGCTATCTGGATGCCGTACTGCGTCATCCCTATATGGCACAACTGGACGAGGACGACGTGCGCGGGTTGCTGGAGGAGAAGACGGCCCTGCTGGAATGGATGCGTACCATCATCCTGCATATAGCCCGCTGCATCCATGATGACGACCCGCTGTTCCAGGAGTGCCTGTTCCGCTGCTACACATTGCTGAACAGGTTGCAGGCGCTGGTGGAGAGCGGGGACCTCACCGTAGACGACAACACCCTGCAGCGACTGATGAACCAGCTGATACAGTCGACCAGCGTGCCCTTCCACGGCGAACCGATAGAGGGTATCCAGATTATGGGCGTGCTCGAGACGCGTAACCTGGACTTCGAGCATGTGCTGCTCCTGTCGTGCAACGAGGGCAACATGCCCCGTGGTGTCAACGATACGTCGTTTATCCCCTATACCATCCGTGATGCCAACGGTTTGACGACCATCGACCACAAGGTGGCTATCTACAGCTATTATTTCCACCGGCTGCTGCAGCGTGCGTCGGATATCACGATACTGTATAACAACAGCACGACCGACGGCAAGGCTGGCGAGATGTCGCGCTTCATGTTGCAGATGATGGTGGAGGACAACCAGCATCAGATACATTTCAACGCCATCCAGACGCCAGCTGCCATCATGCGCAGCAATCCGCCGGTCATCAGGATGGAGAAGAAAAAGCAGTTGGGCTTCCTCACACCAACGGCTATCAACACCTATATGCGCTGTCAGCTGCGCTATTACTACAAGTATGAGTGCGGACTGCTTGAGCCTGAGGAGGATATGGAGGAGACCATCGACAACCGCGTGTTCGGAAATATCTTCCACGAGGCTTCGCAACAGCTCTACGAGCGGATGCTGTCAAGGAGCCACCAGATACAGAAGAGTGATATCGAGGAACTGCTGAAGAACGACAGTGAGATAGAACGGGTGATTGACGAGGCGATACAGAAGGAGCTGAAGGTGGCGTCGCTGGATACGAAGCGGCTCAACGGACTGCAGATTATCAACCGTCAGGTGCTGATACACTACCTGCGCCAGCTGCTTCAGTTGGACCACGAGCTGGCACCGTTCAGTATCATCGGACTGGAGACGGATGTGCGCGATACGTTCCAGACACCGCATATCAGCACCGTCATCGGCGGACGCATAGACCGACTGGACCGTATTGTGAAGGATGGCGTGGAGAGGATTCGCGTGATTGACTACAAGACGGGTGGCGGCAACGTGAAAGGGCTGGCTGACGTGGATGCTATCTTCAAGCAGGAGAGTCTGGCCAACCACAGCGACTATTACCTGCAGACCTTCCTGTATGCGGCGCTCGTCAAGAAAAAGTACCCCGAAGTACCGGTATCCCCTGCCCTGCTCTTCATCCAGCACTCGGCCGGAAAAGACTATGACCCCACGCTCTGCTTCGGACGTGAGCCTATCACAGATGTGGGGCCAAATATTTCACGGTTCATGGAACTGCTGCGTACAACCGTTGACGATATGTTTAATGCGGATATCCCGTATCAGCCTACCGAACAACGGGAGCGTTGCACGTACTGTCCTTACCGCCTGCTGTGCAAGTAG
- a CDS encoding UvrD-helicase domain-containing protein → MVKPLIVYKASAGSGKTFRLTVEYIKLLVQNPYAFRQILAVTFTNKATAEMKSRILSQLYGIWRQQEESKGYMSKVCEELEVSPQMASERAGMALHLLLHNYSYFRVETIDSFFQCVLRNLARELDLTANLRVGLNDVQVEEQAVDQLIESLQATDLLLQWLLKYIMDTIRDDRSWNVIGPIKKFGKTIFRDFYKEKSHRLEVLNNEKDFFDKYSATLRHERDDAKEKMMQLAETFFEIIKAEGLTVDDFAKKSSGVCGVFLKLKRGDFGEDIFNATANAAAADPTKWYTKTCQRGPFIHALAEDKLIPLLNTVKSEQPVQYKRYKSADLTLRHLSQLRLLGSIESKVHELNDNANRFLLSDTQQLLHELIKDSDSPFVFEKIGTHLEHIMIDEFQDTSTVQWQNFKILLEEAMSHEGTSNLIVGDVKQSIYRWRSGDWRLLANIRDQFQNASQRLEVLPMDTNYRSTPNVIRFNNAFFTEAASQEEVAAYDDVEQKWPASKADEGRVDIQLLTGEDYQQQTLDLLVEHISDLLSQGVAPRQIAILLRSNANITVIANHLMATMPEVSVISDEAFRLDASPAVQVIIHALRSLTHPDDMITRAFLQKAYSGKIDGALPEDFDASLLLLPLYDLVERLYGIFNLQGMKDQSAYLCTFYDHVLNYIGEKSTDVNGFLREWDATLCSKTIQCSDVDGIRILSIHKSKGLEFDHVLIPFCDWRMEMPDVLWCEPKEDPYMALPLAAIDYSQKGMMGTIYEDDYKTEHLQSVVDNLNLLYVAFTRAVESLFVIGKRQGKNSRSERIEQVLPVLDLEGACISGLDDETQPIVFSYGHLPQTSSLSHHPSALSPQTSNPFTQPSTIIPVEIETFSLKTSFRQSNQSKDFVNAEDEEFTQQSNYIKMGNILHNVFAHIRTAQDVDSALQQMEMEGIIYDAQLTREKIEAMIHKRLGDKRVAQWFTAEWSLYNECTILLPDGQERRPDRVMTNGDKTVVIDFKFGHQREEYHEQVREYMDLLRQMGHQNVTGYLWFVYSNQIIEVK, encoded by the coding sequence ATGGTAAAACCACTGATTGTCTATAAGGCCAGTGCTGGTAGTGGTAAGACCTTCCGCCTCACGGTGGAATATATCAAGCTGCTGGTACAGAATCCCTATGCCTTCCGTCAGATACTGGCTGTGACATTTACCAACAAGGCCACAGCCGAGATGAAATCACGAATTCTGAGCCAGTTGTACGGCATCTGGCGTCAGCAGGAGGAGTCGAAGGGCTATATGAGTAAGGTGTGCGAGGAGCTGGAGGTGTCGCCCCAGATGGCCTCGGAACGGGCGGGCATGGCCCTGCACCTGCTGTTGCACAACTACAGTTATTTCCGTGTGGAGACGATTGACTCGTTCTTCCAGTGCGTGCTGCGCAACCTGGCTCGCGAGTTGGACCTGACGGCCAACCTGCGCGTGGGTCTGAACGACGTGCAGGTGGAGGAACAGGCTGTAGACCAGCTCATTGAGAGTCTGCAGGCCACCGACCTGCTGCTGCAGTGGCTCCTGAAATACATCATGGACACCATCCGTGACGACCGCTCGTGGAACGTCATCGGACCTATCAAGAAATTCGGTAAGACCATCTTCCGCGATTTCTATAAGGAGAAGAGCCACCGGCTGGAGGTGCTCAACAACGAGAAAGATTTCTTCGACAAGTACTCGGCCACGCTGCGCCATGAGCGCGACGATGCCAAGGAGAAGATGATGCAACTGGCGGAGACCTTCTTCGAGATTATCAAGGCCGAGGGGCTCACGGTGGACGACTTTGCGAAGAAAAGCAGTGGAGTTTGTGGTGTATTTCTGAAACTGAAGCGCGGGGATTTTGGTGAAGACATTTTTAATGCAACAGCCAATGCCGCAGCTGCAGACCCTACGAAATGGTATACAAAAACATGCCAGCGGGGACCATTTATTCACGCCCTTGCAGAAGACAAACTAATTCCTCTTCTTAACACAGTTAAGAGTGAGCAGCCCGTACAGTACAAGCGGTACAAGTCGGCCGACCTGACCCTGCGCCACTTGAGTCAGTTGCGCCTCCTGGGCAGCATCGAGAGTAAGGTGCACGAACTGAACGACAACGCCAACCGCTTCCTGTTGTCAGACACGCAGCAGTTGCTCCACGAACTGATCAAGGACAGCGACTCCCCCTTTGTGTTTGAGAAGATTGGCACCCACCTGGAACATATCATGATTGACGAGTTTCAGGATACCTCTACCGTGCAGTGGCAGAACTTCAAGATACTGCTGGAGGAAGCGATGAGCCATGAGGGCACGTCGAACCTGATAGTAGGCGACGTGAAGCAGAGCATCTACCGCTGGCGCAGTGGCGACTGGCGCCTGCTGGCCAATATCAGGGACCAGTTCCAGAATGCCAGTCAGCGATTGGAGGTGCTGCCGATGGATACCAACTACCGTTCTACGCCCAACGTCATTCGTTTCAACAACGCCTTCTTCACAGAGGCAGCCAGTCAGGAGGAGGTGGCGGCCTATGACGACGTGGAGCAGAAATGGCCGGCATCCAAGGCCGACGAGGGACGCGTGGATATCCAGTTGCTCACGGGCGAGGACTACCAGCAACAGACGTTGGACCTGCTGGTGGAACATATCTCGGACTTGCTGTCGCAGGGCGTCGCACCCAGGCAGATTGCCATCCTGCTGCGCTCGAACGCCAATATCACCGTGATAGCCAACCACCTGATGGCCACGATGCCAGAGGTGAGCGTGATCAGCGACGAGGCCTTCCGCCTGGATGCGTCGCCTGCCGTCCAGGTGATTATCCATGCGCTGAGGAGTCTGACGCATCCTGACGACATGATTACACGGGCATTCCTGCAGAAGGCCTACAGCGGAAAGATTGACGGTGCACTGCCTGAGGACTTCGACGCCTCGCTGCTGCTCCTGCCACTCTACGACCTGGTGGAACGCCTTTACGGTATCTTCAACCTGCAAGGGATGAAGGACCAGAGTGCCTATCTCTGCACGTTCTACGACCACGTTCTGAACTATATCGGAGAGAAATCGACGGATGTGAACGGATTCCTGCGCGAATGGGACGCCACGCTGTGCAGCAAGACCATCCAGTGCTCCGACGTCGACGGCATCCGCATCCTGTCCATCCATAAGTCAAAGGGACTGGAGTTCGACCACGTGCTGATTCCGTTCTGCGACTGGCGTATGGAGATGCCCGACGTGCTGTGGTGCGAACCCAAGGAGGACCCGTATATGGCCTTGCCTCTGGCAGCTATCGACTATAGTCAGAAGGGCATGATGGGTACCATCTACGAGGACGACTACAAGACGGAACACCTGCAGAGCGTGGTGGACAACCTGAACCTGCTCTATGTGGCGTTCACACGTGCGGTAGAGAGTCTCTTCGTCATCGGTAAGCGCCAGGGCAAGAACTCACGCTCTGAACGCATCGAACAGGTGTTGCCGGTGCTGGACCTCGAGGGTGCCTGTATATCCGGTCTGGACGACGAGACCCAGCCCATTGTATTCTCCTATGGACACCTCCCTCAGACATCATCCCTCAGCCATCATCCCTCAGCCCTCAGCCCTCAGACATCAAACCCCTTCACGCAGCCCAGCACCATCATCCCGGTGGAGATAGAGACCTTCAGCCTGAAGACATCGTTCAGGCAGAGCAACCAGAGTAAGGACTTCGTGAATGCAGAGGATGAGGAGTTTACCCAGCAGTCGAACTATATCAAGATGGGTAACATCCTGCACAATGTGTTTGCACATATCCGTACAGCACAGGACGTAGACAGTGCCCTGCAGCAGATGGAGATGGAGGGTATTATCTATGATGCCCAACTGACGCGTGAGAAGATTGAGGCGATGATTCATAAGCGTCTGGGCGACAAGCGCGTGGCGCAGTGGTTCACGGCGGAATGGTCGCTCTACAACGAGTGCACGATCCTGTTGCCCGATGGCCAGGAGCGCAGGCCCGACCGAGTGATGACGAATGGCGACAAGACGGTGGTCATAGACTTCAAGTTCGGTCATCAGCGCGAGGAATACCACGAACAGGTGCGTGAATACATGGACCTGCTCAGGCAGATGGGTCACCAGAACGTGACGGGCTATCTGTGGTTTGTTTACAGCAATCAAATTATCGAGGTGAAATGA
- a CDS encoding DUF5686 family protein — MKRLLLAILTTLAIVTSVSGETQVDSLVMNRMYSFLKNNVDKLEGFSTNVYAKHLYQIHKRNATMMAVPSMYNFSYGERVYVCEEYDRFTFHNIAHYENKRQAYCTTIPRNRSAMSVLFMYLTPNFYHVTIYDDHVLSPFNKENRIYYRYKTVPLANHKVRLYFRPRLVRNTQLVRGKAIIDALTGRIEQVEMEGEFDMIRFQTLTMMGKEGAHALLPRICQTNISFKFGGNHVTSQFEAVFDCPITLADSVNVKGDRDLMDSIRPISLSPAELAVWDDYDRRNGLVEEPEPEVDSDTIQITQTWVKEEEPEPAPRRRRNYLKEIGWDLIGENLIHSLKTEGDKGYLKLSPILDPQYISYSQSKGLAYRIKLGAKYKISETSYINFNPYVGYNFKFREFYYKAPIHLYYNDKKDAGVELIFGNDNRIGSSVILDEIKQQYGEDLDLDGKNLELFDDNYIRLRHHIQATKRLRLETGLVFHNRKSLNAEEMRKYGKETQYFSLAPSLSVKWMPSSKAPMMSLDYERGVKVNHQYISYERWEADASYKQPLCRTQQLNLRFGGGLYTAKDNNFFMDFANFHDNNIPGGWDDDFTGNFQLLNSRLYNESKYYLRGNVSFETPLMAGYLVPIVGRYVERERVYVSSLSIDNTRLYSELGYGFTCRIFSMGIFTSFLNYQYQDMGCKFTFELFNRW; from the coding sequence ATGAAACGTCTATTACTTGCGATACTAACAACTTTGGCCATTGTGACCTCCGTATCAGGCGAAACACAGGTTGATTCGCTTGTCATGAATCGCATGTACAGTTTCCTGAAGAACAATGTAGACAAACTCGAAGGCTTTTCCACGAATGTCTACGCCAAACATCTCTATCAGATACACAAGCGAAATGCCACGATGATGGCAGTGCCGTCGATGTACAACTTCTCGTACGGCGAGCGTGTGTATGTGTGCGAGGAGTACGACAGGTTCACCTTTCATAATATAGCTCACTACGAGAACAAGCGACAGGCCTACTGCACCACCATACCACGCAACAGAAGTGCGATGTCGGTGCTGTTTATGTATCTGACGCCCAATTTCTATCACGTGACGATATACGACGACCACGTGCTGTCGCCGTTTAACAAGGAGAACAGGATTTACTACCGCTATAAGACCGTGCCCCTGGCCAACCACAAGGTGCGACTCTATTTCCGTCCGCGACTGGTGCGCAACACGCAGCTGGTACGCGGTAAGGCCATCATCGACGCCCTGACAGGACGCATCGAGCAGGTGGAGATGGAGGGCGAGTTTGACATGATACGCTTCCAGACCCTGACGATGATGGGTAAGGAAGGCGCCCATGCCCTGCTGCCACGAATCTGTCAGACCAACATCTCGTTTAAGTTTGGCGGCAACCACGTCACCTCACAGTTTGAGGCCGTGTTTGACTGTCCTATCACCCTGGCCGATTCCGTCAACGTGAAGGGCGACCGCGACCTGATGGACTCCATCCGCCCTATCAGCCTGTCGCCCGCAGAACTGGCCGTATGGGACGATTACGACCGCAGGAACGGACTGGTAGAGGAACCGGAGCCCGAGGTGGACAGCGACACTATCCAGATTACGCAGACATGGGTGAAGGAAGAGGAGCCGGAGCCTGCCCCACGCCGACGCCGCAACTACCTGAAGGAGATTGGCTGGGACCTGATTGGCGAGAACCTGATCCACAGTCTGAAGACCGAGGGCGACAAGGGCTACCTGAAACTGTCGCCTATCCTCGACCCGCAGTATATCAGCTACAGTCAGAGCAAGGGACTGGCCTATCGTATCAAGCTCGGTGCGAAGTATAAGATAAGCGAGACGTCGTATATCAACTTCAACCCCTACGTAGGTTACAACTTCAAGTTCCGCGAGTTCTACTACAAGGCGCCGATCCACCTCTATTATAATGACAAGAAGGATGCCGGCGTAGAACTGATATTCGGTAACGACAACCGTATAGGCAGTTCGGTGATACTCGACGAGATCAAGCAGCAATACGGTGAGGACCTGGACCTGGACGGTAAGAACCTGGAGCTCTTTGACGACAACTACATCCGCCTGCGCCATCATATACAGGCCACGAAACGCCTGCGCCTGGAGACGGGTCTGGTGTTCCACAACCGTAAGTCGCTCAATGCCGAGGAGATGCGCAAATACGGCAAGGAGACGCAGTATTTCTCGCTGGCTCCGTCGCTGAGCGTGAAATGGATGCCTTCATCAAAAGCACCGATGATGTCGCTGGACTACGAGCGCGGTGTGAAGGTCAACCACCAGTACATCAGTTATGAGCGCTGGGAGGCCGATGCGTCGTACAAGCAACCGCTGTGCCGCACCCAGCAGCTCAACCTGCGCTTTGGCGGCGGTCTCTATACGGCCAAGGACAACAACTTCTTCATGGACTTCGCCAACTTCCACGATAACAACATACCCGGCGGATGGGACGATGACTTCACGGGAAATTTCCAGTTGCTTAACTCACGCCTCTATAACGAGTCGAAATACTACCTCAGGGGCAACGTCAGTTTCGAGACCCCCCTGATGGCCGGCTACCTGGTGCCTATCGTAGGTCGCTACGTAGAGCGCGAGCGCGTGTATGTAAGCAGTCTGAGCATTGATAACACCCGCCTATATTCTGAACTGGGCTACGGCTTCACCTGTCGCATCTTCTCGATGGGTATCTTCACCAGTTTCCTGAACTACCAGTACCAGGATATGGGCTGTAAATTCACATTTGAACTATTCAATAGATGGTAA
- a CDS encoding sigma-70 family RNA polymerase sigma factor: MRQLKIQKSITNRSSEALDKYLVEIGRAPLISIDEEIELAQKIRKGGLEGERAKDKLVTANLRFVVSVAKQYQHQGLTLTDLIDEGNIGLIKAAQKFDETRGFKFISYAVWWIRQSILQAIAEQSRIVRLPLNQVGSLNKINHEINKFEQENQRHPSVSELAEMTDLDEEKIGQSMQADSHHVSIDAPFQDGEDNCMLDVMAGGDDTRTDRQVDHESMAQELNSVLSRVLKDREIIIIRECFGIGCHEKGLEEIGDELGLTRERVRQIREKSIAKLRDSGNARILMKYLG; this comes from the coding sequence ATGAGACAATTAAAGATTCAAAAGAGTATTACAAACCGTTCAAGTGAGGCACTGGATAAATACCTTGTTGAAATCGGTCGTGCTCCTCTTATCAGCATTGATGAAGAGATTGAGCTGGCACAGAAAATTCGCAAGGGTGGTCTTGAGGGTGAGCGTGCAAAGGACAAGCTGGTGACAGCCAATCTGCGCTTCGTCGTTTCTGTGGCCAAACAGTATCAGCATCAGGGTTTGACACTTACCGACTTGATTGACGAAGGCAACATCGGTTTGATTAAGGCAGCCCAGAAGTTTGACGAGACCCGCGGTTTTAAATTCATCTCATACGCCGTATGGTGGATTCGCCAGAGCATCCTCCAGGCTATTGCCGAGCAGAGCCGTATTGTGCGTCTGCCCTTGAATCAGGTTGGCTCTCTGAACAAGATTAACCACGAGATCAACAAGTTTGAGCAGGAGAACCAGCGTCACCCCTCTGTGAGCGAGCTGGCCGAGATGACCGACCTCGACGAGGAGAAGATTGGCCAGAGCATGCAGGCCGACAGTCACCACGTGTCTATCGACGCACCTTTCCAGGATGGTGAGGACAACTGTATGCTGGACGTGATGGCCGGTGGCGACGACACCCGTACGGACCGCCAGGTAGACCACGAGTCAATGGCTCAGGAGCTGAACTCAGTACTGTCGCGCGTATTAAAGGATCGCGAGATTATCATTATCCGCGAGTGCTTCGGCATTGGCTGTCATGAGAAGGGACTCGAGGAGATTGGCGACGAGCTGGGACTGACCCGTGAGCGTGTGCGCCAGATCCGTGAGAAGAGTATTGCCAAGCTCCGTGACTCTGGTAATGCCCGCATCCTGATGAAATATCTGGGATAA